One Verrucomicrobiaceae bacterium genomic window carries:
- a CDS encoding D-alanyl-D-alanine carboxypeptidase: protein MMNDLLKIWRGVSATALLVLLSACGSTQDTGIRSGSSTYYADAAVPRAVPITREQLSQGDSGQRITPAYATPSFMRDVEPTSAFLASGPDIFAQSYLLLDARTGRHLAGQNAELPRPVASTQKLVTALVVLDAGNLDKLVRVSASDVAVEPTRLGLRPGEVYSRRTLLYAFLIKSANDVANVLARDNAGSISAFAAKMNAKARSLGCRDSYFVNPHGLTAPGQHSTARDMARIAMMAYRHPTIRDIVRRKYFSFRRADGRTVTLENTNDLLGRMPECNGMKTGYTNASGRCLISTASSRGRDVILVQLGTKTKYIWNDARIMMTWGLQRL, encoded by the coding sequence ATGATGAATGACCTACTGAAAATCTGGCGCGGGGTGAGTGCCACCGCCCTGCTCGTGCTGCTGAGTGCCTGCGGGTCCACACAGGACACGGGTATCCGCAGCGGCAGCAGCACCTATTATGCAGATGCGGCAGTGCCGCGTGCCGTGCCCATCACTCGGGAGCAGCTCTCCCAGGGAGACAGTGGGCAGCGCATCACGCCTGCCTATGCCACGCCCTCATTCATGCGTGATGTGGAGCCTACCTCTGCCTTCCTAGCCTCTGGGCCAGACATCTTTGCGCAGTCGTATCTGCTGCTCGATGCACGCACGGGTCGCCACCTCGCGGGCCAAAATGCGGAGCTGCCTCGCCCGGTGGCCAGTACGCAGAAGCTCGTCACCGCCCTCGTCGTGCTGGATGCGGGGAATCTCGATAAGCTCGTCCGCGTCTCCGCCAGTGATGTCGCCGTGGAGCCAACGCGGCTCGGTCTGCGTCCAGGTGAGGTCTATTCACGCCGCACCCTCCTCTATGCCTTCCTCATTAAAAGCGCGAACGATGTCGCCAATGTCCTCGCACGGGATAATGCGGGCAGCATCTCCGCCTTTGCCGCCAAAATGAACGCCAAGGCACGCTCACTCGGCTGCCGTGACTCCTACTTTGTCAATCCGCACGGGCTCACCGCCCCTGGTCAGCATAGCACTGCACGCGACATGGCTCGTATCGCCATGATGGCCTACCGCCACCCCACCATCCGTGACATCGTGAGGCGCAAATACTTCTCCTTCCGCCGTGCGGATGGCCGCACCGTGACCCTAGAGAATACCAACGATCTCCTCGGTCGGATGCCTGAGTGCAACGGCATGAAAACTGGCTACACCAATGCCAGTGGCCGCTGCCTCATCTCCACCGCCAGCAGCCGCGGACGTGACGTCATCCTCGTGCAGCTCGGTACCAAGACGAAGTACATCTGGAATGATGCCCGTATCATGATGACCTGGGGGCTCCAAAGACTGTAA